A segment of the Candidatus Pelagisphaera phototrophica genome:
TAACGGACGCACCGACAACAAGATCGCCGAGGGCGTTATCCATCGCCCACACGAAAGGTGAGAATCCGACAATTTCCGTTTTTCGAGCTCCCTCTCCGTCATCCCAAGCAAGATGAGTCTGTCCTTCAGGACTAATCCAAACGCCGCAAAACGCAGGTCCTGAATCCCCAACCGACATCAGAAAGGTCGAAAGTAGACCATGAACACCGCTATTCCAACCGAGACTACTAGGCCTGCTTGAATGAAGGATTTCGACTTCTTGTACGCCATTCCACCTAGACCCGAGACAAACAGCCAAGCCAAAATCTTCACAATGACCCAACCTTGCCCGAAATTGTTATTGTGCAACTTCGCCATTAACCCAAAACCTCCGACAAAGGCGATCAGGGCAAGGATCCCCGTAACGATCGCCATGATCTTCTTCTTGTGCTTTTGCGGGTTCGCTGCAATCGCAAAAGTTAATCCAGTCAGAAGGATAATTGAAAAAACGTGTAAGAAATAATAGATCTTTGGATCCATACTACTACTAGTGGGTGTGTTTTCCGTGCGGTGGCAAACGTTAAAAATACCGGTTAATCGGCATTTTTTCTCTGAGCAGTTTTAGAAGAAAAAATCACGCGCCCCACCACAGTGCCGTACGCCAAAAGGCTCTCTGTCCTTGGTAAGTCCAAGTGGGCAACATCAGAACAAACTCTGCGGTCCGGTTTACGGCTGAGCATCCTTCATCCCTCACGTCTCCCGTCAAATTAAGGTCGGCAAAGAGCAGTTGATCAACGCCTCGAACACGGCCGGGCGCGTGAACCTTGGGAAACTAGGGAACCCACCTCCGTGGTCAATAGGAATGCCTGTAAATCTTTACTTTTCTTTCTTTTTTGACGCTGCCCATAGGTAATACACCCCACGATACAAGTATATGGAAATCAATAAGTTAACAATTACCACCCGTAATGTATAGCCAACCGCCATTTCCAATTCCGGCGACGGGACTACCAGAATAAGAAATCCAGCTATTCCAACCACGAAGTCCCAGAAGCGCTTAGGGGAATGCGTTGCCAACGCTGTTAACGCAAAGAACAGCCACGCAATGCCCACCACCAGAGAAGCCGTCATAAATCTATCTCCAGCCCCAATCGTTTCTCGATTAGACTTAATCAACCCGGCAACCAAAAGCAGAGCCTGATTAAAGAGGACAAAGCAGGAAACCAGTAAAACGGAAAGCTGCCATGAGGCGGGAAGAGCATCCTTCCCCATTGGGATCTTCGCAGCCAGCGCACATCCTGCAGAACAATGGCGATGTTCCAGTATTAGAGCAGCCCCGCAAATCAGGCAGACTTTTTTCTCTTTCGATCTCTCGGACTTCTCCTTCATGGGTCCATTCGCGAAATTATCAGCTCTTGCAGACTCGCAAATAAAACATAGGCTCCGTATCCACTTTCCTGTTCATTGGTTAACTCGGACAGTCTCAATTCACCACTCTCAAGTAGCTCATCATCTATACTCGCTAGGGTCGACTCCCGCAGCTTTAAACGGATTACGGTGCATCCTTTTAAAACCAAGTCCACATCTTCCTCATCGACAGTAGCTCTACCGGTTTCCATGAAATCGTCGTCAAAAAGTTCTGCTATCGCTGTAATGTCTTTTCTTTGAGAATTGAGAAGATCCCTCGACCAAAAGTCGGTCATGATTTCATCATCCCCCGGGGCCCCGTTTGGCGTTGCCAGTTCTTCTCCCAGTTCAAGCAAAAAACCTCGCACATACTGAACAATCGGGCGAATCGCATCGGCATCTATTCTAAATTCAAGCTGACGACTCATTCTTCTCCAGGATCGCGGTTAAATGCCATTCTTGCAATTGATACAAATAGGTTTCCGCCTTTTCCCGCTCCCCTGTCCAGACGACTGAACGGCCAAGCTCGTGCACTTCCATCATATGCGCTTCAGCATCACCACGGGACATTCCCAACACCTTTTTGAACACCATCGTTACATATGACATCAAGTTGACTGGATCATTTAAGACGATTACATTCCAAACACCCGATAGTTCCGTTGTACTATCAATGCTAGTTTCAGGGGCGAAGGAACCGCCACCACCAATGAGAGACACCATCTTTATGAAGAATTCTTCTCACGTATCGCTGAAGCCACTACTTCTACGACCTCATCAATCGCTACTTTCCGGATATCATCTTCAATTCTCCATTTCAATTCGACAATGCCTTCTTTCAATCCACGCCCGCCAATCGTGACCCTCAACGGAATCCCAATTAGATCGGCATCCTTAAATTTAACTCCCGGACGTTCGTCCCTATCGTCCACCAAAACATCGGCTCCTTCCGACTCGGCCGCGACACCAATCTTTTCCGCCAAGTCTGCAGCCTCTTCCATTCCTGGATCAAGGACCGTGATAACAACCTGATAAGGAGCCACACTCCAAGGCCAAACGATACCCCATTTATCGCGAGACTGCTCGATTACCGCCTGAACCGTCCTAGAAACACCAATACCATAACACCCCATGACGGCTGGCTTTGTTTGCTTTTCAGAATCATGGAATTTCGCACCCCAAGATTCGCTCTCACTAAATTTGGTCCCCAGCTTGAAAATGTGCCCCACCTCAATAGCCCGAGCGATTTTTAGCGGTTTCCCCGACTTGGGGCAGGGCTCGCCGGGTTTTACCTGGCGAAAGTCACCGAAGTTATCGATGTCCAAATCCCTCTCAACATTTACGTGCTTTAAGTGAAATCCATCTTTGTTCGCTCCCGTCACTCCATTGCCAATAAGACGGATCGCATCATCAGCGAATACTCCATCCAACTGATCGTGCTGCTTGATCGTCCCATTTACCACTCCAAGGCTTCCCGGCTTCGCACCCATGACTGATTCAATTTCATCTGGGGTTGCCGGCCGGACAAACTCATACCCTAAACTCCCAAGCTTAGATTCCTGCAAGTCGTCACAACCACGAATCACAATCGCGAACAATTTGTCGTCACCCACATAGAGCAGCGTTTTGTACTGCCTTGCTGCGGCAACCTTATAAGGCTCCTTGGCGAGAGCATTAATCGTAGTCGCTCCAGGAGTTTCAAATTCTACTACCTCCCCTTCAGGAGCTTCGACAGAAAGACCGTCCGGCACAATCCCACTCGTCGCCTTCTCTACATTGGCAGCGTATCCACTTTCCTCACAATAAACGACATCATCATCCCCCACTTCAGCCGGCACCATAAACTCGTGGGAAAATGCTCCACCCATGATACCCGTATCGGCTTCCACTGAGATGAATGTCAGTCCGCATCGAGCGAAGAACTTTTCGTAAGCCGCCGCCATTTGATGGTAGGTTTCCTCTGCCTTTTCATCACTCTCGTCGAAACTGTACCCGTCCTTCATGATGAATTCACGAGCTCGCATCAATCCGTAGCGAGGGCGAATTTCATTTCGGTACTTAGTCTGGATTTGATAGAATGTTTTACCCAAATCTCGATAACTTGAAATCTCCGATCCGATTAATGGAGTAATCACTTCTTCATGCGTCGGACCCAAAACGTATTGCGGGTCCTCAGAAATCTTCGCGTCAGCTCCAGCGCTGCTGACCGAGTACATCACTTCGCGAACCGCATTCCAGCGAGGCCCCGCCTTCCATTGCTCTGCGGGAAGTACCGCTGGCATAAGGAGTTCGATCGCCCCTGCAGCGTTCATTTCCTCGCGGCATATCTGCGAAACCTTATCCAAGACCCGCTTGCCGAGTGGAAGAAAAGCGTAGAGGCCCCCTCCAATCTTGCGAACCAAACCCGCACGTAGCAGCAACTTATGCGATTCGATCTCCGCTTCGGCAGGACTTTCTTTAAGCGTGGGAATGTAGGCTTTGCTCCAATATTGCATCTTTCAAAACCTACCAAATGACCCCGCGTATTTCGACGCGCAATGAAAAATGACCGCTATTTCAACCGATCGTGCTTTATCTCGGGCTCAATTAGGTTTGGCTAGCCCCCTAATGAATAACGAGAGCCAAACGCCAGACTCGAAAAGATCACCAGTCGATCGCAAGCCTTGGCCGATGTGGCCGATCGCAGTTTCGATTCTTTCATTCATGGTCTTTTACACTTGGTTCCAGTTCACCTTCCGCAAAACGGAAAAACCGTACGAGCCTAGCAGGGCGATGCAGGAAAGGGTCATACAAGCCGCAAAAAAGAATCTATACGACTGGTACAGCCTGGCCGTAACCCAAATTTCTCCCATTTCAATTTCAGGAAGCGCCACAATCATCCCCAAAGTCCGGGGAGAGCCATTGGAGAATGAACTACCCTCTCAGATCGTTTACTACCTTCCGAGAAAGCCGATTCTAATTCCCAAGACTACAGGATTGAATTCCGATTTGGCTTTTAGAACAGCCGAACCCCTTACCATCGCATTGGAAATGCCGGAAGCATTTGCCGATAGCCCACTCTTTCGTCTTACGGCGCTTTACAAGGAGGGGGATCTTATTCTCCTCGCGGAAATGCGGGTCGAAAATGAAGCGAGCCTAGCGCAATTAAGCTCCGAGGGGGGGCTGAAGACGCTCCATCTTTCAATAGACACACAACCGATCGCTACGGAAAAAATAGCCGTACAACTTTTCACTACAGAAAAAACCTATCACTGGCAGGTAGAGCAATTGAGAGAGGGTATCCCCCTTTCTTCCGAATCTTAAAAAGTGACGCCATTGGCCCAATCTTTCTTAGGCATTGTCATTATTGATTTCACTCTCATAACCAATGATATCTAAAAGGTCACTATCGGTGCTTATACGTCCTTAACCGATAGCGATTAACGTAACATGGAACAAAGAATATCCAATATCAACCCAACCGATTTGCGCGGCATTCTCAATTATGTCCCAAGATTCCTGGGACAAACCTTTGTTATCTCCTTAGACGGCGCAATTATCGACAATGACAATCTACCCAACCTCCTCCTAGACATAGCGGTTCTGCGAAGCTTGCAAATCAATGTCGTCATCGCGCACGGCATAAGCAAGCAACTGTCCAAGTTGTCTTCAAGTCGCGGCATCGCAATCACCAATGCAGATGGATCATCCGTAACTGACCAAGCCACATTGGATCTTGCTATTCGAGCATCGTCGCGAGCATCCCACCAGATATTGGAAGCCCTCACTCAATCAGGCTTGAAATGCGCTATCACCAATTCAGTACGATCGACTCCTATGGGAATCATCAAAGGGGTCGATTTTCAAAGAAGTGGAAAGGTGGACCGAATTGATGCTGAATTCCTCACACACCTAATATCAAAAAGCATCATACCCATTATTCAGCCGATTGGTTTCGATCGGAACGGACATACTTTTCGAATAAACAGTGACCTTCTCGCCATCGAGGTTGCTTTCGCCCTGAAGGCCACTAAAACGATTTTTATAACCGAAAGAGACGGTCTCGAAATAGAAAACGGGTTCGCGCGCCAACTTTCTGTAGACAGACTCGAGGCGAGCCTTGGAAGTAATTCTATCAAGGAGCCCTTTCTCAGTAAAGCGGAGCAAGCCCTTGCCGGAGTTAAGGGGGGCATCGCTCGTATCCACATTTTGAATGGCAATATTCACGATGGACTTATCCGTGAGGTCTTTTCCAATGAAGGCGTCGGAACACTAGTACACGGAAACGAGTATCAGCAGATCAGGCAAGCGACTCGATCCGACGTTCCCAGAATTTTCAATCTAACGAGCGGCTCTGTGGAAAAGGAAGAGCTCACTCGCCGCTCCATTGAGTCGATCGAAAAGGACATCAACAACTTCTATGTTTACGAGATCGATGGCAACTTAGTCGGATGCGTTCTCATAACTCGATTTGAGGAGGAATCTACCACCGCGGAAATAAACACTCTGTTCGTTCACCCCTTACACCAGCGGCAGGGTGTAGGCTCAAAACTTACGAGCTTCGCCTGCCTCAAACTTAAAGATCTCGGTGTCGAACGCGTATTGGCCCTCACAACGCAAAGCGTTGGCTTTTTCGAAACCGTTGATGGGTTCACCGAAACAAGTTCCGACATTCTACCGAAAGGTCGGCGAGTCCGCTACGATTCTCACAACCGTAATTCGAAGGTTTTCCTAAAAACCCTACAAACTCCATCTGAGAAACAGATGTAGATCTAGTCTAAATAGGAACTTCCTTCAGCCGCGTTCTTGATCCGGTGCAACTTTTCAAGCCCGCCTTGGTTCATTGGATCCAGCTCTTCGAGGAGATCCTCCAAGCACCTTTTCGGCCGAGCCGACCTTGAAGCGCATGAACCGATACTATGAATGGCATCACGACTCTGACCTCCTGAACATGAGGTCCCTCTTATCATCATTTGCATTTCCTGTGACGAGGCCCTCCCTTAACCGTCGGTGATTCTCCCATATTCTTAAGATACAAGGACTTTCTCCGATCTATTATTCAAACTCGTTTTGCGATTTCTCCAAATAGGGAGATAATCTCTCTATATTTCCGAAATCCACACCGCGCCAATTTAAGTGATTAGAATTTTTTCAGACCTCCACTGGGGACACAAGGCAAGCCGCGTCAAAGAGTTAGACGTGCTGGAAAGCCTCGTTTCCGGAGTAGACACTGTGATTTTTAACGGTGACACGGTTGAACAGAAATTCGAGGATTCACCTGCTCACGTTGATCATCCGCTACCTTCCATCGGGCGTTTAAAGGATAAAATTGAAAGCCTTGATTCGAAGGCCATCTTCCTCACTGGAAACCACGATCCGGAAGTCTCCCAGGCCCATTACTGCACAATCGACAATGGGTCCGTGCTGATCACCCACGGCGATGCCATATTTGACGCGATTGCTCCCTGGAGTGCAAACGCCAGAATACTCAAAAAGTTGGTCGAACAAGGGCTGGGAAAGTACCATGCAGATGGATCCAATCCTTTCTACGACCACCTTCAGGTGTTCAAGGAAGCTTCAATCAAAGAGCACGCCATTCTGAAGGACTACGATCCCACTGTCTGGGGAAAGATCGAAGTTTTCGTTCGTCAAGCCTGGCCCCCCAATCGGCCACTAAAAATTTTAGAATGCTGGGAAAACGCTCCGAAAAAGGCTACGGGTCTAATGACTCAATTCGGGATGTCACCCGATTTCCTGATAATCGGGCACACCCATAAGCCAGATATTTCGGTTATTGGCGGAACCACTGTCATTAATACCGGTGCTTTCCTTCCTTGGCCCGGTGCAACTGCCGTCGATATTGATTCAACGGGCATCACCGTTCGAAAAGTCATGCACCGAAAAGGAGAGTTTTCGCTCGGTGAAACCGTGAAGCGATTCAAAAAGGAGATTGATCTTCAATCGCTTGAAACACCCGTTCCCAAGAACAATAAAATTCGCTCTAGAGCCGATTCACAGGTATTTGCATAAGGACGTTCGCAAAAAGCAGCCTGATTAGGCACTCCCCTGACCTAGATCTCTCTCTATTAGAAGACCCGGATTGAGGTATTTCCCCAACCCCCATTAGGCATATCCGTTCATCTCCTATTTTAATTATGTGAAATAGCTCTCTAACAGTACATTTCAGGTGAGATAGAGCCGTATGGTAGGTAGTTCGCACAAATCGCATTCGCCAATTTAGACTCGACTACGTTCATGAGCCTAGAAATCCACTTCAAACAAGACTCAAACTTATCTCCTCAACACCTTTACCTTCAGGATGGGGAAAGCCTCCAGGTTTTTTCCGGAGAAATCTTCCAAATTCAAAACCCGCAGGTGGTCGCTCAACTAGTGCCACAAGCGAATGACCTCCAGGTGGTTTGCCAAGATGGTTCAAGCTACATACTGAAAAGCTTTCTCGACACTCTCTTCTCCCAAGAACCTGTGCTGGAGATAAAAGAGGGAACGAGTATCACCTGGCACGATTTCGTTCAGCAAACCGATGGTGTGGATTTGGCTGACCTACCGGATGACCAGTCCAGCCAAAGCCTCCGTTTCGCTCCTCTTCAAGTTATTACAATGACTTCTGAGTCCCAAAAATGGTCCCTGTCCCAATTCCCCCCAGAAAGTGGCGATAGGGCGAAAGATTCCGGTATCGTATCAAACGAGCCTTCCTTCGTTCCTCCAGCCACAGAAGAAGAATCCCAAGAAGACTCCAGAGCAAAGACTGCCCTAATCTCAAAAGATCCTCAACTGGATACCGGCATTGAGGGCGGAACTCCAGAGGCTAAAGATTCGAGAAATGCTGAGTCTAGCCCCGCGGGCTCGGACAATGTTAGTCCGATTCACTACACCACATCAACCTCCCACAATGGGATCGATATAGATATTCGCGATTTCATCCCTCAGCTGCGTGAGCAAAACCTATCGGATGATCTCACGATCACCGCAAAGGCAGTAGGAAGAGACCCAATTGAAATCGAAATCGACCCGGGGTCGGGCATTCTCCGACTTGCCGACGATATCTTCGAAGATGACAATCAAAAGAAGTTCATCATTTCCATTAAAGACAACGGAAATGAGACAGATACGGACATCACAG
Coding sequences within it:
- a CDS encoding ATP-dependent Clp protease adaptor ClpS produces the protein MVSLIGGGGSFAPETSIDSTTELSGVWNVIVLNDPVNLMSYVTMVFKKVLGMSRGDAEAHMMEVHELGRSVVWTGEREKAETYLYQLQEWHLTAILEKNESSA
- a CDS encoding proline--tRNA ligase — encoded protein: MQYWSKAYIPTLKESPAEAEIESHKLLLRAGLVRKIGGGLYAFLPLGKRVLDKVSQICREEMNAAGAIELLMPAVLPAEQWKAGPRWNAVREVMYSVSSAGADAKISEDPQYVLGPTHEEVITPLIGSEISSYRDLGKTFYQIQTKYRNEIRPRYGLMRAREFIMKDGYSFDESDEKAEETYHQMAAAYEKFFARCGLTFISVEADTGIMGGAFSHEFMVPAEVGDDDVVYCEESGYAANVEKATSGIVPDGLSVEAPEGEVVEFETPGATTINALAKEPYKVAAARQYKTLLYVGDDKLFAIVIRGCDDLQESKLGSLGYEFVRPATPDEIESVMGAKPGSLGVVNGTIKQHDQLDGVFADDAIRLIGNGVTGANKDGFHLKHVNVERDLDIDNFGDFRQVKPGEPCPKSGKPLKIARAIEVGHIFKLGTKFSESESWGAKFHDSEKQTKPAVMGCYGIGVSRTVQAVIEQSRDKWGIVWPWSVAPYQVVITVLDPGMEEAADLAEKIGVAAESEGADVLVDDRDERPGVKFKDADLIGIPLRVTIGGRGLKEGIVELKWRIEDDIRKVAIDEVVEVVASAIREKNSS
- the argA gene encoding amino-acid N-acetyltransferase, which translates into the protein MEQRISNINPTDLRGILNYVPRFLGQTFVISLDGAIIDNDNLPNLLLDIAVLRSLQINVVIAHGISKQLSKLSSSRGIAITNADGSSVTDQATLDLAIRASSRASHQILEALTQSGLKCAITNSVRSTPMGIIKGVDFQRSGKVDRIDAEFLTHLISKSIIPIIQPIGFDRNGHTFRINSDLLAIEVAFALKATKTIFITERDGLEIENGFARQLSVDRLEASLGSNSIKEPFLSKAEQALAGVKGGIARIHILNGNIHDGLIREVFSNEGVGTLVHGNEYQQIRQATRSDVPRIFNLTSGSVEKEELTRRSIESIEKDINNFYVYEIDGNLVGCVLITRFEEESTTAEINTLFVHPLHQRQGVGSKLTSFACLKLKDLGVERVLALTTQSVGFFETVDGFTETSSDILPKGRRVRYDSHNRNSKVFLKTLQTPSEKQM
- a CDS encoding metallophosphoesterase → MIRIFSDLHWGHKASRVKELDVLESLVSGVDTVIFNGDTVEQKFEDSPAHVDHPLPSIGRLKDKIESLDSKAIFLTGNHDPEVSQAHYCTIDNGSVLITHGDAIFDAIAPWSANARILKKLVEQGLGKYHADGSNPFYDHLQVFKEASIKEHAILKDYDPTVWGKIEVFVRQAWPPNRPLKILECWENAPKKATGLMTQFGMSPDFLIIGHTHKPDISVIGGTTVINTGAFLPWPGATAVDIDSTGITVRKVMHRKGEFSLGETVKRFKKEIDLQSLETPVPKNNKIRSRADSQVFA